In Triticum urartu cultivar G1812 chromosome 6, Tu2.1, whole genome shotgun sequence, the following proteins share a genomic window:
- the LOC125512680 gene encoding uncharacterized protein LOC125512680, whose product MFGLFTPRATSEGRMVYANTMGDAGLYDADNRIHTCLGRLNKPKGHRPMCLSVAHPDADEEDRMYVLDSNPRKGAQQCFEVLERTPRKWRISLLPQWHWRLLSPPPFVHQPGYQPSFITSFTTMVDGDGVSTIYISGDGGIGTYSFETPRHQYSEPRGWSHVGEWMLPFRGRAQYVPEFNLWFGFSDLNPNHLCATDLSAMYNGQQPTAPKIWEDLNLPEGEAWLPKQLELLPLGGGKFLIAKTFAAGELGGYFSLLTGIEMIPGDGGDRQALQMVKHKCARFVFMDEDFEWVL is encoded by the coding sequence ATGTTCGGGCTCTTCACCCCCCGCGCCACCAGCGAAGGCAGAATGGTGTATGCCAATACGATGGGCGATGCGGGGCTGTATGACGCCGACAATCGTATCCACACCTGCCTAGGCCGCCTCAACAAGCCCAAGGGACACAGACCCATGTGCCTATCCGTGGCGCACCCTGACGCCGACGAAGAAGACAGAATGTATGTCCTGGATTCGAACCCCAGGAAGGGCGCCCAACAATGCTTTGAGGTCCTTGAGCGCACGCCCAGAAAATGGAGGATCAGCTTGTTGCCGCAATGGCATTGGCGACTTCTATCCCCGCCTCCCTTTGTCCACCAACCTGGGTACCAACCATCCTTTATtacctccttcaccaccatggtCGATGGCGACGGTGTCTCCACAATCTACATATCAGGCGATGGCGGCATCGGCACCTACAGCTTCGAGACACCGCGCCACCAGTATAGTGAGCCTCGAGGATGGAGTCACGTCGGGGAATGGATGCTGCCCTTTCGTGGTAGAGCTCAGTACGTCCCTGAGTTCAATCTGTGGTTTGGCTTCTCAGACTTAAACCCCAACCACCTGTGTGCTACGGACCTCTCTGCCATGTACAATGGACAGCAGCCCACTGCGCCCAAAATATGGGAAGATCTGAACCTGCCTGAGGGAGAGGCGTGGCTTCCAAAACAGCTCGAGCTTCTCCCCCTGGGTGGCGGCAAGTTTCTCATTGCTAAGACCTTTGCAGCAGGAGAGTTAGGTGGGTACTTTTCTCTGCTCACCGGCATAGAGATGATCCCTGGCGACGGTGGTGACCGACAGGCCCTTCAGATGGTCAAGCACAAGTGTGCACGTTTTGTCTTCAtggatgaggattttgagtgggTGCTCTGA